One Candidatus Scalindua japonica DNA window includes the following coding sequences:
- a CDS encoding IS91 family transposase translates to MISLSSIIETFIADFITLYHGSILPSQFKALAAMKDCRTTQSRVMLVQCNDCEKQVFVPHSCGNRNCPHCQSHECQQWLERQLKKEVPADYFMLTFTIPKELRSLAWQHQRLLYSIMIQCCWETVKTFVQNDSVLQGNAGAITVLHTHSRSLDYHPHIHLVMPAGAINQKKKLWSFKKSEGKTRYLFNHKALAKVFRAKMLDAVNKAALTLPVNYPKTWVVDCKFVGNGEKALVYLGRYLYKGVIQEKDIITCKDGQVTFRYQDSKSKKMLTRTLPGPQFLRLILQHVLPKGFRRTRNFGFLHPNSKRLIALLQYLTGINPNKSSAWFRERPKLTCKCCGGIMKIIKTMIPPSHKSRSFPYKLTKEEAVLVM, encoded by the coding sequence ATGATATCTCTCTCCTCTATAATTGAGACCTTCATTGCTGACTTTATCACTCTTTATCATGGTTCGATCCTGCCAAGTCAATTCAAAGCCCTGGCAGCCATGAAGGATTGTCGCACTACGCAAAGCCGCGTCATGCTGGTCCAATGTAATGACTGTGAAAAACAGGTTTTTGTACCGCACTCCTGCGGTAACCGCAATTGTCCTCATTGTCAGAGTCATGAGTGTCAGCAGTGGTTGGAGCGTCAACTGAAAAAAGAAGTGCCTGCTGACTATTTTATGCTCACCTTTACTATACCCAAAGAGCTTCGATCATTAGCATGGCAGCATCAACGCTTGCTTTACTCGATAATGATACAGTGTTGTTGGGAAACCGTAAAAACCTTTGTCCAAAATGACAGCGTATTACAAGGAAACGCTGGAGCCATCACTGTTTTGCACACCCACTCTCGCTCTCTCGATTACCACCCGCATATCCATCTGGTAATGCCAGCCGGGGCCATCAATCAGAAGAAAAAGCTTTGGAGCTTCAAAAAAAGCGAAGGAAAGACGCGGTACCTTTTCAATCACAAAGCGCTGGCTAAAGTGTTTCGAGCAAAAATGCTCGATGCCGTGAACAAAGCGGCTCTTACGCTTCCAGTTAATTATCCCAAAACATGGGTCGTCGATTGCAAATTTGTCGGCAACGGTGAAAAGGCACTGGTCTATCTTGGTCGTTATCTCTACAAAGGGGTCATTCAAGAGAAAGATATTATTACGTGCAAAGATGGTCAGGTGACCTTTCGTTACCAGGATAGTAAGAGCAAAAAAATGCTCACAAGAACACTTCCCGGCCCGCAGTTTCTCAGGTTGATTCTCCAGCATGTTCTACCCAAAGGTTTCAGGCGAACACGGAACTTTGGTTTCCTCCACCCTAATAGCAAACGCTTGATTGCATTGCTTCAGTACCTTACCGGTATCAACCCGAATAAGTCGTCAGCCTGGTTCAGAGAGCGTCCAAAGCTTACGTGCAAATGCTGTGGAGGAATAATGAAGATCATAAAAACGATGATACCTCCATCACACAAATCCAGGTCTTTCCCCTACAAGTTAACAAAAGAGGAGGCTGTTCTGGTTATGTAA
- a CDS encoding IS1380 family transposase: MKKNVFKSKCKINKIGVTNDTLTGRGGMSLFVKYLSSVEIYPLLEEFFGDIRKSGKGLPVWNIFKQIFCWFYDGTSRHLNSFDQLRADEGYASVIENSQTEMVSSHQIKRFYKSFSWVCGGPFRKILRKMFIWRLRRENPEVIDLTLDTMVMDNDEAQKRYGVQPTYKKVKGFQPLQAIWNGKIVDAVFRGGKKHSNCGNTVVNMMRDLVRLIREEYSETVTIIVRLDSGFFDEKILQACDNLGVGFICTGKMYKGVKEYVGVQLEDQWDVYSNRNQEWKYLEFGYRCDSWERFYRAIYTRLSHDGEQRLLDFARPDNVILTNIGVNPKVLANCSTQEEERRLLHTETIIESHHMRGADELPHRGLKDFGFEELPFKRFVPNSVVYYCMLISYFLFETYKEDVLDGVMPIGSYATTVRRKALDFAAKIIGTGRQLILKVTQAVMDNLHFDILWQRSQKPIPIII, from the coding sequence ATGAAGAAAAATGTATTTAAAAGCAAGTGCAAGATTAACAAAATCGGAGTAACAAATGACACATTAACCGGCAGAGGAGGCATGTCTTTATTTGTTAAATATTTAAGTAGTGTAGAAATATACCCGTTATTAGAAGAGTTTTTTGGAGATATCAGAAAAAGCGGCAAAGGTCTTCCGGTGTGGAATATATTCAAACAGATATTTTGTTGGTTTTATGATGGGACGAGTCGCCACCTAAATTCATTTGATCAATTAAGAGCAGATGAGGGCTATGCATCAGTAATAGAGAATTCTCAGACAGAGATGGTGTCGTCACATCAGATAAAACGGTTTTATAAATCGTTTTCATGGGTATGTGGAGGCCCATTTCGGAAGATATTACGAAAGATGTTTATTTGGAGGTTAAGGCGAGAAAACCCTGAGGTCATAGACTTAACATTAGATACAATGGTAATGGACAACGATGAAGCACAGAAGCGCTATGGAGTACAGCCCACCTATAAGAAAGTAAAAGGTTTCCAGCCTTTACAAGCAATTTGGAATGGTAAGATAGTGGATGCGGTCTTCCGAGGTGGAAAGAAACACAGCAACTGTGGTAATACCGTGGTGAATATGATGAGAGACCTTGTGCGGTTAATCCGTGAGGAATATAGTGAGACAGTCACGATAATAGTCAGACTTGATAGTGGATTTTTTGATGAGAAAATATTACAAGCATGTGACAATCTTGGAGTAGGATTTATCTGTACTGGCAAGATGTATAAGGGAGTAAAGGAGTATGTAGGTGTCCAGTTAGAGGACCAATGGGATGTCTACAGCAATAGGAATCAAGAGTGGAAGTATTTGGAGTTTGGTTATAGATGTGATTCGTGGGAGAGGTTTTATCGTGCAATATACACCAGATTGAGTCATGATGGAGAACAAAGGTTATTGGACTTTGCGCGGCCAGATAATGTAATTCTCACGAATATAGGAGTTAATCCAAAGGTGTTAGCCAACTGTAGTACTCAGGAGGAAGAGAGAAGATTGTTGCATACAGAAACAATTATAGAGAGCCATCATATGAGAGGAGCAGATGAATTACCGCATAGAGGGTTAAAGGATTTTGGATTTGAAGAATTACCGTTTAAGAGATTTGTACCAAATAGTGTAGTATATTATTGCATGCTCATATCATATTTTTTGTTTGAAACATATAAGGAAGATGTATTAGACGGAGTAATGCCAATCGGCAGCTATGCAACAACTGTAAGGAGAAAGGCATTAGACTTTGCAGCAAAGATAATAGGCACTGGCAGGCAGTTAATCCTTAAAGTAACACAGGCAGTAATGGACAATTTGCACTTTGATATATTATGGCAACGAAGTCAAAAACCCATACCAATAATCATATAA
- a CDS encoding transposase, whose amino-acid sequence MCLLIMARPLRIEYPGAFYHITTRGVGRQNIFFKDYDRKVFLEKLGDLHEKWGIIFHGYCRMTNHYHLELETPGGELSRPLQWLNHVYAGYVNKEYKRTGHLFQGRFKSVLVEADEHLHVLSRYIHMNPVRAGIVRRPEEYRWSSYRDYLGIRQCPKWLDVKQTLEMFGVSEKEQRKEYRRFVIMGDEGNPLKEMSFGAILGTAQFVKRMREKLRNRKSEKSDAEISGMIYARPGPGINEICKVVCEAYDVSKEEMCVKGCKGNEGRDMAIYLSRKYARSTCYEIGEHFGGIRPSAVSLGSRRVKDRLKTDKTFKKLVRQLESDVIDFNN is encoded by the coding sequence ATGTGTCTGTTAATTATGGCAAGGCCCTTACGCATAGAATATCCCGGTGCTTTTTATCATATTACTACCAGAGGTGTTGGGAGACAGAATATATTTTTTAAGGATTACGATAGAAAGGTGTTTTTAGAAAAGCTGGGAGACCTGCATGAGAAGTGGGGAATAATATTCCATGGATATTGTCGGATGACAAATCACTATCATCTGGAGTTGGAAACTCCAGGTGGTGAATTGAGTAGGCCCTTGCAATGGTTGAATCATGTTTATGCCGGTTATGTAAATAAGGAGTATAAGAGAACGGGACATCTGTTTCAGGGAAGGTTTAAGAGTGTGCTCGTAGAAGCAGATGAACATTTGCATGTTTTATCACGTTACATACACATGAATCCTGTACGTGCGGGTATTGTGAGGAGGCCCGAGGAGTATAGATGGTCTAGTTATCGGGATTATCTAGGAATACGACAATGTCCGAAGTGGCTTGATGTGAAACAAACACTTGAAATGTTTGGTGTGTCTGAGAAGGAGCAGAGAAAGGAATACCGGCGCTTTGTAATAATGGGAGACGAGGGAAATCCTTTAAAAGAAATGAGTTTTGGGGCAATATTAGGAACAGCACAGTTTGTAAAACGAATGAGGGAGAAATTGAGAAACAGAAAGTCTGAGAAGAGTGATGCTGAGATTTCAGGTATGATTTATGCGCGGCCAGGTCCAGGAATTAATGAAATTTGCAAAGTTGTATGCGAAGCGTATGATGTTTCAAAGGAGGAGATGTGCGTAAAGGGATGTAAAGGAAATGAAGGCCGGGATATGGCGATATATCTGTCGAGAAAGTATGCTAGAAGTACGTGTTATGAAATAGGTGAACACTTTGGAGGTATCAGGCCTTCGGCAGTGAGTTTGGGAAGTAGAAGGGTTAAGGATCGGTTAAAAACAGACAAAACCTTTAAGAAACTGGTCAGGCAATTAGAATCTGATGTGATAGATTTTAACAATTAA
- a CDS encoding helix-turn-helix domain-containing protein has translation MPFIRKRPLIILNREEKSYLQELSRSRTETAQRVERSKIILLYSEGVSVSAIARQLQTNRPKIERCVDKVLQLGVVVALQDYQEKASRRPLLKKL, from the coding sequence ATGCCATTTATCAGAAAAAGACCACTTATCATTTTGAACCGAGAAGAAAAATCTTATTTACAAGAATTAAGCCGATCACGAACAGAAACTGCCCAAAGGGTAGAACGTTCAAAAATAATATTATTGTACTCTGAGGGAGTGTCAGTATCTGCCATAGCTCGTCAGTTACAGACCAATCGTCCCAAGATAGAGCGATGTGTTGATAAGGTACTTCAGTTAGGAGTTGTGGTTGCCCTGCAAGATTACCAAGAAAAGGCAAGCCGCCGTCCATTACTAAAGAAGCTCTAG
- a CDS encoding laminin B domain-containing protein, whose translation MLDERESVPESLYTILRKLKRGGEEMKMKCLLLFAISMVFLLSCARNSQAASITSIFDSDADGWFVQDVFQSTGNPGGTFSAGWSATGGNPGGHIFKDDPGPLAFFLAAPGKFIGNKSGSIGGTLSFDLSTSATSVGNVDSLIWLRGSGVILSYDASKQVETTFTSFTAPLDSSGNWTYYQDGLVNSRAATDADFNLVLSNLSALMIRGDYINGVERTSLDNVVMTGSTNPVPEPATVALIGIGIVGIAGAEARRRRKKRAVDNY comes from the coding sequence TTGTTAGATGAAAGGGAATCTGTGCCTGAGAGTTTATACACTATTTTAAGAAAATTAAAAAGAGGAGGAGAAGAAATGAAAATGAAATGTCTCTTATTGTTTGCAATCTCGATGGTGTTTTTGTTATCTTGTGCTAGAAATTCTCAAGCAGCATCAATTACGAGTATCTTTGATTCAGATGCAGATGGATGGTTTGTGCAAGATGTTTTTCAATCCACAGGAAATCCTGGAGGAACATTTTCTGCAGGCTGGTCAGCAACTGGTGGGAATCCTGGTGGGCATATTTTCAAAGATGACCCGGGCCCTTTAGCGTTTTTTCTTGCAGCCCCAGGGAAGTTTATCGGCAATAAATCTGGGAGCATAGGAGGAACACTCAGTTTTGATTTAAGTACTTCGGCTACAAGCGTAGGAAACGTCGATAGTTTGATTTGGTTGCGCGGAAGCGGTGTGATTTTATCGTATGACGCATCGAAGCAAGTGGAAACGACTTTCACATCGTTCACGGCTCCACTCGATTCAAGTGGCAATTGGACTTACTATCAAGATGGCTTAGTCAATTCGAGGGCTGCTACTGATGCTGACTTCAATCTAGTTCTCTCAAATCTTTCTGCCTTGATGATCCGAGGGGATTACATCAATGGGGTAGAGCGCACAAGTTTAGATAATGTGGTTATGACTGGCAGTACGAATCCTGTTCCAGAACCTGCAACTGTCGCCCTAATAGGCATTGGCATCGTCGGAATAGCAGGCGCAGAAGCAAGACGTAGACGTAAAAAGAGAGCCGTTGATAATTACTAG
- the pgk gene encoding phosphoglycerate kinase, translating into MKKSDQYTKIIEWYPYADKVPIRNLHKSALEGKRVFLRVNYDVVRDARIIDDRRIRATVMDIRHILKQGARTVVIVSHNGVRENFFKDQKTSVGIKNDGESHHNFSLKPVATRLTEILRERKLLPEEREVIITDDCIGENVKSIIDNDGIFLLENVMFRSGETSEDDNEVSEFAKQLHDTTNCSVYVNADPVTAHMGQHASLGPITRIITGPKVAGFLLTQELTALDNFMRHPHKPVVAIIGGANVSAKVQAMKNLIVYRKVDKLIFVGGIAFPFLKVQGYNVDNCMFEVEQDSRAQALYNAAVVLELAKGYGVDLVLPVDHLMAKPTGLNPEKVKVNKITGRFARLRAYDIGPGTLSLIKKNMIGAKTIIFNGIAGKYEDEMFCHGTNHILDLVFACEAESRIILGLHSVTAAQKRLGTKPPPARTYLFTIGEAALKFLAGERLTALNHLDDLPVKGQLKPKEPAKEKVNLNAANEEELERFLEIKRGLAKNIINHRDNIGEFERISQVFAVPGVTIKEYTKIREHAVAMPSPLEVAESQFAVVSDILRLPLFLKKKLLAPERVETLRLSEEGIIGYRVHHNSARGPAKGGFREHPEVSLDEVRALAIWMTWKCAIAGIPYGGSKGGIIASPRNLLERKDALVIREYSRKLKERGAIGPHLDIPAPDVNTNATKMAWFVDEYLKSSIENKDSSDWLTGDTELTKKIMDDFTSLHKQHSTPMETLYLDKCLQVLKEHPEAKCHALAVVTGKPDDKGGSLGRAESTGRGVFIALKKAAEHKNIKLKGSTAAIQGFGNVGQPPAKFLHEEGAKVVAITDASGGIYNPSGLDINAVLEHVNTTGAGFLKGFEGGREIANDGIFTLDVDFLVLAALENAIDRNAYGVKAKVIVEGANGPVTPEGDRIVTGKGTFIAPDISTNLGGVYVSYLEWVQNLKNERWDLDKINRLLEDNICMIFDDIVKISKERKIEMRTAASIMAIGRVAVAELSREIADMVIAPNPHLSKEGKGKALSENTIEVLRSCLTYLRDDLMKRTPLDYWTLVILLSNMESVLHAHNISDESIIEIIKDVYTEATLLFSLFVKAKPDNDDLLMAVAALPEEAKKRI; encoded by the coding sequence ATGAAAAAATCAGATCAATATACTAAGATAATTGAGTGGTATCCATATGCTGACAAAGTTCCTATCCGCAACCTTCATAAATCTGCCTTAGAGGGGAAGAGGGTCTTCTTAAGGGTAAACTACGATGTGGTAAGAGATGCCAGGATAATTGATGATCGGCGAATCAGGGCGACGGTTATGGATATTCGCCACATACTGAAACAGGGTGCAAGAACAGTCGTCATTGTCTCCCACAACGGTGTAAGAGAAAACTTCTTTAAAGACCAGAAAACTTCCGTAGGAATTAAAAATGATGGAGAGAGTCACCATAACTTCAGTTTGAAACCCGTGGCAACAAGACTGACAGAAATTTTGAGAGAAAGAAAACTTCTGCCGGAAGAGAGAGAGGTTATTATAACCGATGACTGCATTGGGGAGAATGTTAAATCAATTATTGATAACGATGGTATTTTTCTTCTGGAAAATGTCATGTTTCGAAGCGGTGAAACCTCAGAAGACGATAATGAGGTGAGCGAGTTTGCGAAACAACTTCATGATACTACCAATTGCAGTGTCTACGTGAATGCTGATCCGGTAACAGCCCATATGGGTCAGCACGCATCGCTCGGGCCAATAACGAGAATTATTACAGGTCCGAAAGTAGCTGGATTCCTCCTTACGCAGGAATTAACAGCGCTTGATAATTTCATGAGGCATCCTCATAAACCTGTAGTGGCCATTATCGGAGGCGCCAATGTCTCCGCAAAGGTCCAGGCGATGAAAAACCTTATTGTCTATAGAAAGGTTGACAAACTGATCTTTGTTGGAGGTATCGCATTTCCATTTCTCAAGGTACAGGGATACAATGTAGATAACTGTATGTTTGAAGTAGAGCAGGATTCACGTGCTCAGGCTCTTTACAATGCAGCTGTAGTACTGGAACTGGCGAAAGGGTATGGTGTCGATTTAGTACTTCCCGTTGATCACCTTATGGCAAAACCGACGGGGCTTAATCCTGAGAAAGTTAAAGTGAACAAAATCACAGGACGATTTGCAAGATTGAGAGCATACGACATTGGTCCCGGCACGCTATCTCTTATAAAGAAAAATATGATTGGTGCAAAAACCATCATCTTCAATGGAATTGCAGGGAAATATGAAGACGAAATGTTTTGCCATGGTACAAATCATATCCTGGATCTTGTGTTTGCATGTGAAGCGGAATCCAGGATTATACTTGGTCTCCACAGTGTAACCGCAGCACAAAAAAGGCTTGGGACAAAACCTCCCCCCGCAAGGACGTATCTTTTTACGATAGGAGAAGCCGCTTTAAAGTTTCTTGCCGGTGAGAGGCTAACAGCACTTAACCATTTAGATGATCTTCCCGTTAAGGGGCAACTCAAACCAAAAGAGCCCGCAAAGGAGAAAGTTAACCTTAATGCTGCAAATGAAGAAGAGTTGGAAAGATTCCTTGAAATAAAGAGAGGACTCGCAAAAAATATCATAAATCACAGAGACAATATAGGTGAATTCGAAAGGATCAGCCAAGTGTTCGCCGTGCCGGGAGTTACTATTAAGGAATATACAAAGATCCGAGAACATGCCGTGGCCATGCCGAGCCCACTTGAGGTAGCAGAAAGCCAATTCGCAGTCGTCTCGGATATTCTCAGACTCCCTTTATTTCTGAAAAAAAAATTACTTGCCCCTGAGCGAGTAGAGACATTGCGGCTTTCAGAAGAAGGAATAATTGGTTATCGGGTACATCACAATTCAGCACGTGGTCCGGCTAAAGGCGGATTCAGGGAACACCCGGAGGTGTCACTTGATGAGGTCAGGGCGCTTGCTATCTGGATGACATGGAAATGTGCCATCGCCGGAATACCATACGGTGGTTCAAAAGGTGGTATCATAGCAAGCCCGAGAAACCTGCTTGAACGAAAAGACGCATTGGTAATCAGAGAATACAGCCGAAAACTAAAGGAAAGAGGCGCGATTGGACCACATCTTGATATACCGGCACCGGACGTCAACACTAACGCGACAAAGATGGCGTGGTTTGTAGATGAATACCTGAAATCTTCAATCGAAAACAAAGACTCGTCTGATTGGCTGACAGGTGATACAGAATTGACCAAAAAAATCATGGATGATTTCACTTCTCTTCACAAACAACATTCCACTCCTATGGAAACTCTATACCTTGACAAATGCTTGCAAGTGCTGAAAGAGCATCCTGAAGCAAAATGCCATGCGCTTGCCGTTGTTACCGGCAAGCCTGATGATAAGGGAGGTTCTCTTGGCAGGGCCGAATCAACAGGTCGTGGTGTTTTTATCGCCCTTAAAAAAGCCGCCGAACATAAAAACATAAAACTTAAAGGCTCCACTGCTGCCATACAGGGGTTTGGTAATGTAGGCCAGCCACCGGCAAAATTTCTGCATGAAGAGGGGGCAAAGGTAGTCGCCATTACGGATGCCAGTGGCGGCATATACAATCCAAGTGGCCTCGATATAAACGCTGTTCTGGAGCATGTAAATACGACCGGTGCAGGTTTCTTGAAAGGATTCGAGGGAGGAAGAGAAATTGCCAATGATGGTATTTTTACGTTGGATGTCGACTTTCTCGTCCTCGCAGCACTTGAAAATGCCATAGACAGAAATGCTTATGGCGTAAAGGCCAAAGTTATTGTGGAAGGTGCAAACGGACCTGTTACCCCTGAGGGGGACAGGATTGTAACAGGAAAAGGCACATTTATAGCCCCTGATATCAGCACAAACCTGGGAGGTGTATACGTATCTTATCTAGAATGGGTACAAAATTTAAAGAATGAGCGTTGGGATTTAGACAAAATTAATAGATTACTTGAAGACAATATCTGCATGATATTTGATGACATAGTAAAAATATCTAAGGAGAGAAAGATTGAAATGAGAACGGCCGCTTCCATTATGGCAATAGGCCGTGTTGCCGTAGCCGAGCTCTCCAGAGAAATTGCTGACATGGTAATTGCGCCTAATCCTCATTTGTCAAAAGAGGGAAAGGGAAAAGCACTTTCAGAAAATACTATCGAAGTTCTACGGAGTTGTCTTACATATCTCCGTGATGATTTGATGAAGCGAACACCACTCGACTATTGGACACTTGTTATATTGCTATCAAATATGGAAAGTGTACTGCATGCCCACAACATTTCAGATGAAAGTATAATAGAAATAATAAAAGATGTTTACACGGAAGCCACACTCCTCTTCTCCTTATTTGTTAAAGCCAAACCGGACAACGATGACCTCTTGATGGCAGTGGCTGCTCTACCGGAAGAGGCGAAAAAACGAATATAA